A genomic segment from Actinomadura hallensis encodes:
- a CDS encoding cytochrome b, which yields MSQTTAPKAVEGTLGFIDERLGSTSFFRRNVKKVFPDHWSFMLGEIALYSFVILLLTGTFLTFWFKPSMTEVVYDGSYTNLQGVAMSEAYASTLHISFDVRGGLLMRQIHHWSAILFMASLVAHMLRVFFTGAYRKPRELNWLIGLGMFTLGIVEGLFGYSLPDDLLSGTGLRITQGVAESIPVVGTYLYMFLFGGEFPGQDIIPRLYMLHILLIPALLLGLITAHMMIMWHQKHTAMPVKHQTEKQVYGYPFYPVFMAKTGAYFLFVFGVTALFGAFLQINPVWLYGPYDPGAISSGSQPDWYMGFLEGSLRIMPAWEINAWGHTLSLSVLIPAALPLGIIMTGAAVWPFVEQWVTGDKRQHHVNDRPRNAPVRTSIGMAAVTFYGLLWLAGANDILAERFDISLFATTWFFRVTIFVGPVLAYIITKRICLGLQRKDAESVAHGVESGVIVMSPEGGFSERHEPARDEEMHVLLSKEKVRPAAPEKDAQGIPAAKGPLGHLRSRLNRAWTIDDIPVEAPAHGEPEKGEQEAIESGKGSEAKR from the coding sequence ATGAGCCAGACCACGGCTCCGAAGGCCGTCGAGGGCACGCTCGGCTTCATCGACGAGCGCCTCGGGTCGACGAGCTTCTTCAGGCGGAACGTCAAGAAGGTCTTCCCGGACCACTGGTCGTTCATGCTCGGCGAGATCGCCCTGTACTCGTTCGTGATCCTGCTGCTGACCGGTACGTTCCTGACGTTCTGGTTCAAGCCCAGCATGACCGAGGTCGTCTACGACGGCTCGTACACGAACCTGCAGGGCGTGGCGATGTCGGAGGCGTACGCCTCGACGCTGCACATCAGCTTCGACGTCCGCGGCGGGCTGCTGATGCGGCAGATCCACCACTGGTCGGCGATCCTGTTCATGGCGTCGCTGGTGGCGCACATGCTGCGGGTGTTCTTCACCGGCGCCTACCGCAAGCCGCGCGAGCTGAACTGGCTCATCGGCCTGGGCATGTTCACCCTCGGCATCGTGGAGGGCCTGTTCGGCTACTCGCTGCCGGACGACCTGCTGTCCGGCACCGGGCTGCGGATCACCCAGGGCGTCGCGGAGTCGATCCCGGTCGTCGGGACGTACCTCTACATGTTCCTGTTCGGCGGCGAGTTCCCCGGCCAGGACATCATCCCGCGGCTGTACATGCTGCACATCCTGCTGATCCCCGCGCTGCTGCTCGGGCTGATCACCGCCCACATGATGATCATGTGGCACCAGAAGCACACCGCGATGCCGGTCAAGCACCAGACCGAGAAGCAGGTCTACGGCTACCCGTTCTACCCGGTGTTCATGGCCAAGACGGGCGCGTACTTCCTGTTCGTCTTCGGCGTCACCGCGCTGTTCGGCGCCTTCCTGCAGATCAACCCGGTCTGGCTGTACGGCCCGTACGACCCCGGGGCCATCTCGTCCGGTTCCCAGCCGGACTGGTACATGGGCTTCCTCGAGGGATCGCTGCGGATCATGCCGGCGTGGGAGATCAACGCCTGGGGCCACACGCTCAGCCTGAGCGTGCTGATCCCGGCGGCGCTGCCGCTCGGCATCATCATGACCGGCGCGGCCGTGTGGCCGTTCGTCGAGCAGTGGGTGACCGGCGACAAGCGGCAGCACCACGTCAACGACCGGCCGCGCAACGCCCCGGTCCGCACGTCGATCGGCATGGCGGCGGTGACGTTCTACGGCCTGCTGTGGCTCGCCGGCGCGAACGACATCCTCGCCGAGCGGTTCGACATCTCGCTGTTCGCCACGACGTGGTTCTTCCGCGTGACGATCTTCGTCGGCCCGGTCCTGGCGTACATCATCACCAAGCGGATCTGCCTCGGGCTGCAGCGCAAGGACGCCGAATCCGTCGCGCACGGCGTGGAGAGCGGTGTCATCGTCATGTCGCCCGAGGGCGGGTTCTCCGAGCGGCACGAGCCGGCGCGCGACGAGGAGATGCACGTCCTGCTCTCCAAGGAGAAGGTCCGGCCGGCGGCGCCCGAGAAGGACGCGCAGGGCATCCCGGCCGCCAAGGGCCCGCTCGGGCACCTGCGCTCGCGGCTCAACCGCGCGTGGACGATCGACGACATCCCCGTCGAGGCGCCCGCCCACGGTGAGCCCGAGAAGGGCGAGCAGGAGGCGATCGAGAGCGGCAAGGGCTCGGAGGCCAAGCGCTGA
- a CDS encoding ubiquinol-cytochrome c reductase iron-sulfur subunit: MSDEKKDTAGSTDPREEGGRRERVIGTPSPAQEKALLAEDDISAPAGAGEQLDEASAKRAERIVAAFFLLAFAASVTFIVYFIGWSGRDGGMHGVADARETNFWLGGSMAVAFLAMAAGVTIWVRRLMTSKPIVQERHELASDEESRAAFARDFLEGAEDSGITKRPLLRRTLLLAAAPLGLAPLLLLRDLGPLPEKRLRSTYWAEAVRKAKAQGKRGVRLVVDGTNKPLRVSDFASPGSMITVLPEGMEEQVPHEEVMTEAAKAVTILIKVPEADFKPAKGRENWHVNGIVAYSKICTHVGCPAALYEQTTHHILCPCHQSTFDATDAAKVVFGPAARPLPQLPLSVEDGYLIATDDYQEPVGPSFWERG; the protein is encoded by the coding sequence ATGAGCGACGAGAAGAAGGACACCGCGGGCTCGACGGACCCGCGGGAGGAGGGCGGCCGCCGCGAACGCGTGATCGGCACGCCGTCCCCGGCGCAGGAGAAGGCGCTCCTCGCCGAGGACGACATCTCGGCGCCCGCGGGCGCGGGAGAGCAGCTCGACGAGGCGTCGGCCAAGCGGGCCGAGCGGATCGTCGCGGCGTTCTTCCTGCTCGCGTTCGCCGCCAGCGTGACGTTCATCGTGTACTTCATCGGCTGGAGCGGCCGCGACGGCGGCATGCACGGCGTCGCCGACGCCCGCGAGACCAACTTCTGGCTCGGCGGCTCGATGGCGGTGGCGTTCCTCGCGATGGCCGCCGGCGTGACCATCTGGGTGCGGCGGCTGATGACCAGCAAGCCGATCGTCCAGGAGCGGCACGAGCTGGCCTCCGACGAGGAGAGCCGGGCGGCCTTCGCCAGGGACTTCCTGGAGGGCGCCGAGGACAGCGGCATCACCAAGCGGCCGCTGCTGCGCCGCACGCTGCTGCTGGCCGCGGCGCCGCTCGGGCTGGCCCCGCTGCTGCTCCTGCGCGACCTCGGCCCGCTTCCGGAGAAGAGGCTCCGCAGCACCTACTGGGCCGAGGCCGTGCGGAAGGCCAAGGCGCAGGGCAAGCGGGGCGTCCGCCTGGTCGTGGACGGCACCAACAAGCCGCTGCGGGTCAGTGACTTCGCCTCCCCGGGCAGCATGATCACCGTCCTGCCCGAGGGCATGGAGGAGCAGGTACCCCACGAAGAGGTGATGACGGAGGCCGCCAAGGCGGTCACCATCCTCATCAAGGTGCCCGAGGCCGACTTCAAGCCCGCCAAGGGACGCGAGAACTGGCACGTGAACGGCATCGTGGCGTACTCGAAGATCTGCACGCACGTGGGCTGCCCGGCGGCCCTGTACGAGCAGACCACGCACCACATCCTGTGCCCGTGCCACCAGTCCACCTTCGACGCCACGGACGCGGCGAAGGTCGTCTTCGGGCCGGCGGCCCGGCCGCTGCCGCAGTTGCCGCTGTCGGTCGAGGACGGTTACCTCATCGCGACGGACGACTACCAAGAGCCCGTCGGACCGAGCTTCTGGGAGCGCGGATGA
- a CDS encoding M23 family metallopeptidase: MARRDIGHASRSTTHASPWAETPARPSPGTGEPKPRPQWPEGSWWSEQPEWGEGGRRASRGPSRRDMKRHEARMKRARRRAEDDFGARNRPSSPQGDRFEPRDRPDPRGRRSRGGRSDAGTPQFGARNDPPGARTRQFGARNDPEDARTRFGAPRPAGRPVPPAPQDPPAAPGGRARFGTGGGAADARTRRFSTPWSEEPDARTRDFDARGRRFERFAARSEGAGPGRDRSREFPPGGGRPPRPRPDERAARRRPEARRPAAPPRRPPAGPKSGPRRGRRPTDRMSVGAIVLSTAVGLSLLGIAERALLEGGPIGGASGPAGSERALTPSAPGGNPAEQRPQSPQRPGQAGAPAGRAAKPNMATLSAQVRKLTIDERGAAARQSYGAPPGGRPIVDLTRTSADRTWVFGTTAIPVPTGSSAAPEVAFYAARWTGEDWQVALSGGEEFTKLLGEAPEDVMPAAEAAALRRYGAVTAEQATALVNGSRAGDGLMLPWKTGQAWSMTTSDGSTRPLGTLAFAGGDGRVLASGSGRLYRFCSDSAGRAMVVLVHDSGLATTYYRLRDVPAVRDGSVVRQGAPLGRTGTDRPCGGAASPRAEVGFGLRRGGGPVPLDGAQIGGWTFRERANPLLGFAERGALQVLPGGLIANLGSDPVADDEPPASPSPAPSAGGGAAESPAPEAGATQNRSQSGANSQQ, encoded by the coding sequence ATGGCGCGACGCGATATCGGGCATGCGTCCCGGAGCACTACGCATGCTTCACCGTGGGCTGAGACGCCCGCGCGTCCCTCGCCGGGCACCGGCGAGCCGAAGCCGCGGCCGCAGTGGCCCGAGGGGTCCTGGTGGTCGGAGCAGCCGGAGTGGGGCGAAGGCGGGCGGCGCGCGTCCCGCGGGCCGAGCAGGCGCGACATGAAGCGGCACGAGGCCCGGATGAAGCGGGCCCGCCGCCGCGCCGAGGACGACTTCGGCGCGCGCAACCGGCCGTCCTCGCCGCAGGGCGACCGGTTCGAGCCGCGCGACCGTCCCGACCCGCGCGGCCGGCGGTCGCGCGGCGGCCGATCCGACGCCGGGACGCCGCAGTTCGGCGCCCGCAACGACCCTCCCGGCGCCCGCACGCGGCAGTTCGGCGCCCGCAACGACCCTGAGGACGCCCGCACCCGGTTCGGCGCACCGCGCCCGGCGGGCCGGCCGGTCCCGCCCGCGCCGCAGGACCCGCCGGCCGCGCCCGGCGGCCGTGCCCGGTTCGGGACGGGCGGCGGCGCGGCCGACGCGCGGACGCGGCGGTTCAGCACGCCGTGGAGCGAGGAGCCGGACGCGCGGACACGGGACTTCGACGCCCGCGGCCGGCGGTTCGAGCGGTTCGCGGCGCGGTCGGAGGGCGCCGGCCCCGGCCGGGACCGGTCACGCGAGTTCCCGCCGGGCGGCGGACGGCCCCCGCGGCCGCGGCCCGACGAGCGCGCGGCGCGCCGGCGGCCCGAGGCCCGCCGGCCGGCCGCGCCGCCGCGGCGCCCCCCGGCGGGGCCCAAGTCCGGGCCGCGGCGCGGACGCCGCCCCACCGACCGGATGAGCGTCGGCGCGATCGTGCTGTCCACCGCCGTCGGGCTGTCGCTGCTCGGCATCGCCGAGCGGGCGCTGCTGGAGGGCGGGCCCATCGGCGGCGCGTCCGGCCCCGCCGGCTCCGAGCGGGCGCTCACCCCGTCGGCGCCCGGCGGGAACCCCGCGGAGCAGCGGCCGCAGTCGCCGCAGCGGCCCGGCCAGGCGGGAGCGCCGGCCGGCCGGGCCGCCAAGCCGAACATGGCGACGCTCTCCGCGCAGGTGCGCAAGCTGACCATCGACGAACGCGGCGCCGCCGCCCGGCAGTCCTACGGCGCACCGCCCGGCGGCAGGCCGATCGTGGACCTGACCCGGACCAGCGCCGACCGGACGTGGGTGTTCGGCACCACCGCGATCCCCGTCCCCACCGGCAGCTCCGCGGCGCCGGAGGTCGCGTTCTACGCGGCGCGGTGGACGGGCGAGGACTGGCAGGTCGCGCTGTCGGGCGGCGAGGAGTTCACCAAGCTGCTCGGCGAGGCCCCCGAGGACGTCATGCCCGCGGCGGAGGCCGCCGCGCTGCGCCGGTACGGCGCCGTCACCGCCGAGCAGGCCACCGCCCTCGTCAACGGCTCGCGCGCCGGCGACGGGCTGATGCTGCCGTGGAAGACCGGCCAGGCGTGGTCGATGACGACCTCGGACGGGTCCACGCGCCCGCTGGGCACGCTGGCGTTCGCGGGCGGCGACGGCCGCGTCCTCGCCTCCGGCTCCGGCCGCCTCTACCGGTTCTGCTCCGACTCGGCCGGCCGCGCGATGGTCGTGCTCGTCCACGACAGCGGCCTCGCCACCACCTACTACCGCCTCCGCGACGTCCCCGCGGTCCGCGACGGCTCCGTCGTCCGCCAGGGGGCGCCGCTCGGCAGGACCGGCACCGACCGGCCCTGCGGCGGGGCCGCCTCGCCGCGCGCCGAGGTCGGGTTCGGACTGCGCCGCGGCGGCGGGCCCGTCCCGCTCGACGGCGCGCAGATCGGCGGATGGACGTTCCGGGAGCGGGCCAACCCGCTGCTCGGTTTCGCCGAGCGCGGCGCCCTGCAGGTGCTGCCCGGCGGGCTGATCGCCAATCTCGGCTCGGACCCCGTCGCCGACGACGAACCGCCGGCGTCGCCGTCACCCGCCCCTTCGGCGGGCGGCGGCGCGGCAGAGAGCCCCGCCCCGGAGGCGGGCGCCACCCAGAACAGGAGTCAGAGCGGTGCGAATTCGCAACAGTGA
- the trpD gene encoding anthranilate phosphoribosyltransferase has product MSSTHRDARTTWPALLNALLSGESLSREETSWAMNSIMAGEATDVQIAGFAVALRAKGETVEEVTGLAEGMMDNATPVDVPGPIADLVGTGGDRAHTVNVSTMAAVVSAAAGVRVVKHGNRAASSSCGAADLLEHLGVAIDLSPEATARVAEQVGITFCFAPLFHPALKHAARTRGELGTPTVFNFLGPLTNPARPTSQAVGVYHPRMAGVVAGVFAKRGCSSLVFRGDDGLDELTTTGTSTVWVVRDGTATETTFDPSELGIPPAKPEDLRGADAAFNARVARDVFAGRPGPVRDMVLLNAAALITAYGGAPAPEGLTAALRDAYDRAAAAVDSGAASALLDRWVEVSQSLRG; this is encoded by the coding sequence ATGTCTTCCACCCACCGGGACGCGCGCACCACCTGGCCCGCACTCCTCAACGCCCTCCTCTCGGGCGAGTCGCTGTCCCGCGAGGAGACCTCCTGGGCCATGAACAGCATCATGGCCGGCGAGGCCACCGACGTGCAGATCGCGGGCTTCGCCGTAGCGCTGCGCGCCAAGGGCGAGACGGTCGAGGAGGTGACCGGCCTCGCCGAGGGCATGATGGACAACGCCACCCCCGTGGACGTGCCGGGCCCGATCGCCGACCTCGTCGGGACCGGCGGGGACCGGGCGCACACGGTCAACGTCTCCACGATGGCCGCCGTGGTCTCCGCGGCGGCGGGCGTCCGGGTCGTCAAGCACGGCAACCGGGCGGCGTCGTCGTCGTGCGGCGCCGCGGACCTGCTGGAGCACCTCGGCGTCGCCATCGACCTGAGCCCCGAGGCGACCGCGCGGGTCGCCGAGCAGGTCGGCATCACGTTCTGCTTCGCGCCGCTCTTCCACCCGGCGCTCAAGCACGCGGCGCGCACCCGCGGCGAGCTCGGCACGCCGACGGTGTTCAACTTCCTCGGCCCGCTGACGAACCCGGCGCGCCCCACCTCCCAGGCCGTCGGGGTGTACCACCCGCGGATGGCGGGGGTGGTCGCGGGCGTGTTCGCGAAGCGGGGCTGCTCCTCGCTGGTGTTCCGCGGCGACGACGGCCTCGACGAGCTGACGACCACCGGCACCTCCACGGTGTGGGTCGTCCGCGACGGGACCGCGACGGAGACGACGTTCGACCCGTCCGAGCTCGGCATCCCGCCCGCCAAGCCGGAGGACCTGCGCGGCGCCGACGCGGCGTTCAACGCCCGGGTGGCCCGCGACGTGTTCGCCGGCCGGCCCGGCCCGGTGCGCGACATGGTGCTGCTGAACGCCGCCGCGCTCATCACCGCCTACGGGGGCGCGCCCGCCCCGGAGGGGCTCACCGCGGCGCTGCGGGACGCCTACGACCGCGCCGCGGCCGCCGTCGACTCCGGCGCGGCGAGCGCGCTGCTCGACCGCTGGGTCGAGGTGTCCCAGAGCCTGCGCGGCTGA
- a CDS encoding rhomboid family intramembrane serine protease gives MALPLYDSQPARRVPWVTYLLVAANVVVFLISPMSNFAAWYGEDRVRECNAAHFTYEYGAVPKELTTGDQQPIPAGIVRACGPATFDKAPWTSAFTSMFLHSGALHLLGNLVALFVVGMGVEDRLGRWRYLLSYLAFGLAAVYGFAWTSPDSHVPLIGASGAIAGVMGAYVILNPRGRIVSFVPPIIVVRLPVWVVLGYWFVLQWLSLGDEQSNVAYTAHIYGFVAGVVFAVLARRAGPAGRPIALSRG, from the coding sequence ACGACAGCCAGCCCGCACGGCGCGTCCCCTGGGTGACGTACCTGCTGGTCGCGGCCAACGTGGTGGTGTTCCTGATCAGCCCGATGTCGAACTTCGCCGCCTGGTACGGCGAGGACCGGGTCCGGGAGTGCAACGCGGCGCACTTCACCTACGAGTACGGCGCGGTCCCCAAGGAGCTCACGACCGGCGACCAGCAGCCGATCCCGGCCGGGATCGTGCGCGCGTGCGGGCCGGCGACCTTCGACAAGGCTCCCTGGACGTCGGCGTTCACCTCGATGTTCCTGCACTCGGGGGCGCTGCACCTGCTCGGCAACCTGGTCGCCCTGTTCGTGGTCGGCATGGGCGTCGAGGACCGGCTCGGGCGATGGCGCTACCTGCTGAGCTACCTGGCCTTCGGGCTCGCGGCCGTCTACGGGTTCGCCTGGACCTCGCCGGACTCCCACGTCCCGCTCATCGGCGCGTCCGGCGCCATCGCCGGCGTGATGGGCGCCTACGTGATCCTCAACCCGCGGGGCCGGATCGTCAGCTTCGTGCCGCCGATCATCGTGGTCCGGCTGCCGGTGTGGGTCGTCCTCGGGTACTGGTTCGTCCTGCAGTGGCTGTCGCTGGGCGACGAGCAGAGCAACGTCGCCTACACCGCGCACATCTACGGCTTCGTCGCCGGGGTGGTGTTCGCGGTCCTGGCGCGCCGCGCGGGCCCCGCGGGGCGGCCCATCGCGCTGAGCCGCGGCTGA
- a CDS encoding glycosyltransferase family 4 protein, translated as MTKTLFVTNDFPPRPGGIQAFVHGLALRRPPGSVVVYAPDWKGAAEFDAAQPFPVVRHPGSLMLPEPGVLRRAGEVLRAEGCDSVVFGAAAPLGLLAPALRRRGAGRFVGVTHGHEAGWASLPVARRLLRRIGDDVDVLTYLGEYTRSRMARALSPAAAARMARLAPGVDERTFRAGCGGDEIRKRHGLTGRPVVVCVSRLVPRKGQDALIHSWPRVLRSVPDAALLLVGGGPYRARLERLAESLGVSGSVVFTGGVPWEELPAHYDAGDVFAMPCRTRRRGLDVEGLGIVYLEASATGLPVVAGDSGGAPDAVRDGETGLVVPGRSVARLAQALTGLLTDPERARAMGEKGRAWVEREWRWEVQAARLGELLAP; from the coding sequence ATGACCAAGACCCTGTTCGTCACCAACGACTTCCCGCCGCGGCCGGGCGGGATCCAGGCCTTCGTGCACGGCCTCGCGCTGCGGCGGCCGCCCGGCTCGGTGGTCGTGTACGCGCCGGACTGGAAGGGCGCCGCGGAGTTCGACGCGGCGCAGCCGTTCCCGGTGGTGCGGCATCCGGGGTCGCTGATGCTGCCGGAGCCGGGCGTCCTGCGCCGGGCCGGCGAGGTGCTGCGGGCGGAGGGCTGCGACTCGGTCGTGTTCGGGGCGGCGGCGCCGCTCGGCCTGCTGGCCCCGGCGCTGCGGCGCCGCGGCGCCGGGCGGTTCGTCGGCGTCACCCACGGGCACGAGGCGGGGTGGGCGTCGCTGCCGGTGGCGCGCCGCCTGCTGAGGCGCATCGGGGACGACGTGGACGTCCTGACCTATCTGGGCGAGTACACGCGCTCCCGGATGGCGCGGGCTCTGTCGCCCGCCGCGGCGGCGCGGATGGCCCGGCTCGCACCCGGCGTCGACGAGCGGACGTTCCGGGCGGGCTGCGGCGGCGACGAGATCCGCAAACGGCACGGGCTGACCGGCCGCCCGGTGGTCGTGTGCGTGTCCCGCCTGGTGCCCCGCAAGGGGCAGGACGCCCTCATCCACTCCTGGCCGCGCGTCCTGCGGTCGGTGCCGGACGCGGCGCTCCTGCTCGTCGGCGGCGGGCCGTACCGGGCGAGGCTGGAGCGCCTCGCCGAGTCGCTCGGCGTGAGCGGGTCGGTCGTGTTCACCGGCGGCGTCCCCTGGGAGGAACTGCCCGCCCACTACGACGCGGGGGACGTCTTCGCGATGCCGTGCCGCACCCGCCGCCGCGGCCTGGACGTGGAGGGCCTCGGGATCGTCTACCTGGAGGCGTCGGCGACGGGGCTGCCGGTCGTGGCCGGCGACTCCGGCGGCGCGCCCGACGCCGTCCGCGACGGCGAGACCGGGCTCGTCGTGCCGGGCCGTTCGGTCGCCCGCCTGGCGCAGGCCCTCACCGGGCTCCTCACGGACCCGGAGCGCGCCCGTGCGATGGGGGAGAAGGGCCGCGCCTGGGTGGAGCGGGAGTGGCGCTGGGAGGTCCAGGCCGCCCGGCTCGGGGAGCTGCTCGCACCCTGA
- a CDS encoding response regulator transcription factor codes for MSTAPESPMKVLVYSDDADTRAQIRMAIGRRPAAGLPKVEFIERATQPAVVERLDEGDIDVLIVDGEAQPAGGLGVCRQAKDEVYDCPPVLAVIARRDDGWLATWSRADAVVSMPLDPMAVANAVAELMRKRIETRLPVL; via the coding sequence ATGAGCACCGCCCCGGAGAGCCCCATGAAGGTTCTCGTCTACAGCGACGACGCGGACACCCGCGCGCAGATCCGGATGGCGATCGGGCGCCGCCCCGCCGCCGGCCTCCCCAAGGTCGAGTTCATCGAGCGGGCCACGCAGCCGGCCGTCGTGGAGCGCCTCGACGAGGGCGACATCGACGTCCTCATCGTCGACGGCGAGGCGCAGCCCGCGGGCGGCCTCGGCGTGTGCCGCCAGGCCAAGGACGAGGTGTACGACTGCCCGCCCGTCCTCGCCGTCATCGCCCGCCGCGACGACGGCTGGCTGGCGACGTGGTCGCGGGCCGACGCGGTCGTGAGCATGCCGCTCGACCCGATGGCCGTCGCCAACGCGGTGGCCGAGCTGATGCGCAAGCGCATCGAGACCCGCCTGCCGGTCCTCTGA
- a CDS encoding cytochrome c oxidase subunit 3, whose translation MSPVTASAIETTPHARTNRPNVTSVGTIVWLSSELMFFAALFAMLFTIRSVTIGQHGEDAWPGAHLDLPLSAFNTTILVLSSVTCQIGVFKAEAGKVGRDGGILNVARWGLREWYILTLIMGTYFVCGQGFEYYKLVTEQGLTFSSSAYGSVFYLTTGFHGIHVIGGLVAFVFILGRTYAAKRWTHEQATSAIVVSYYWHFVDIVWIGLFAAVYLLDL comes from the coding sequence ATGTCGCCCGTGACAGCTTCCGCGATCGAGACAACACCTCACGCCCGGACGAACCGTCCCAATGTGACCAGCGTGGGGACCATCGTCTGGCTGTCGTCCGAGCTGATGTTCTTCGCGGCGCTGTTCGCGATGCTCTTCACGATCCGCTCTGTGACGATCGGCCAGCATGGAGAAGACGCTTGGCCGGGCGCCCATCTGGACCTGCCGCTCTCGGCCTTCAACACCACCATCCTGGTCCTGTCCTCGGTGACGTGCCAGATCGGTGTGTTCAAGGCAGAGGCCGGCAAGGTCGGCCGCGACGGGGGGATCCTCAACGTCGCGCGCTGGGGCCTGCGCGAGTGGTACATCCTCACGCTCATCATGGGCACGTACTTCGTGTGCGGCCAGGGGTTCGAGTACTACAAACTGGTCACCGAACAGGGGCTGACCTTCTCGTCCTCCGCCTACGGATCGGTCTTCTACCTGACGACCGGGTTCCACGGCATCCACGTGATCGGCGGACTGGTCGCCTTCGTGTTCATCCTCGGGCGCACCTATGCGGCGAAACGATGGACGCACGAGCAGGCGACGAGCGCGATCGTCGTGTCCTACTACTGGCACTTCGTCGACATCGTGTGGATCGGCCTGTTCGCGGCCGTCTACCTGCTCGACCTGTGA
- a CDS encoding c-type cytochrome, whose translation MKRITAWRRRPWAGYAVVLAALVAIGVVYAGFSPQTDRAEAHSDAAAAPDLENGRKLFDRNCASCHGQNAEGTKDANGNPIAPSLIGVGAASVDFQVTTGRMPAMNPGAQVPRKEPIPAFNTSIKTDYEDPVRRRQAEEQLAQAQKNVSDLNAFVQSLGGGPEVPPASAVDPKGGDVALGGKLFRTNCAQCHSFTGQGGALTGGKFAPDLHDVTPTQIYEAMLTGPQAMPVFNDTTLTPKDKQAIIAYVVEVRNEQNPGGNGLGRIGPVSEGLVGWLVGLGLLVLAAMWITAKKPKKLKKS comes from the coding sequence GTGAAAAGGATCACCGCATGGCGACGGCGCCCGTGGGCGGGCTACGCCGTCGTGCTGGCGGCCCTGGTGGCGATCGGCGTCGTCTACGCCGGCTTCTCGCCACAGACCGACCGCGCCGAGGCGCACAGTGACGCCGCGGCGGCGCCGGACCTGGAGAACGGCAGGAAGCTGTTCGACCGGAACTGCGCCAGCTGCCACGGGCAGAACGCCGAGGGCACCAAGGACGCCAACGGCAACCCGATCGCGCCGAGCCTGATCGGCGTGGGCGCGGCGTCCGTCGACTTCCAGGTCACCACGGGCCGCATGCCCGCGATGAACCCGGGCGCGCAGGTGCCGCGCAAGGAGCCGATCCCCGCCTTCAACACCTCGATCAAGACCGACTACGAGGATCCGGTGCGGCGGCGGCAGGCCGAGGAGCAGCTGGCCCAGGCGCAGAAGAACGTCTCCGACCTGAACGCCTTCGTCCAGTCGCTGGGCGGCGGCCCCGAGGTTCCGCCGGCTTCGGCCGTCGACCCCAAGGGCGGCGACGTCGCGCTGGGAGGCAAGCTCTTCCGCACGAACTGCGCCCAGTGCCACAGCTTCACCGGGCAGGGCGGCGCGCTGACCGGCGGCAAGTTCGCGCCGGACCTGCACGACGTCACGCCCACGCAGATCTACGAGGCGATGCTGACCGGTCCCCAGGCGATGCCGGTGTTCAACGACACCACGCTCACGCCGAAGGACAAGCAGGCGATCATCGCCTACGTGGTCGAGGTCCGCAATGAGCAGAACCCGGGCGGCAACGGCCTCGGCCGCATCGGCCCGGTGAGCGAGGGCCTGGTCGGCTGGCTGGTCGGCCTCGGCCTCCTGGTGCTGGCGGCCATGTGGATCACCGCCAAGAAGCCGAAGAAGCTGAAGAAGTCATGA
- a CDS encoding Lrp/AsnC family transcriptional regulator, translating to MVTAIVFVKADVAHIHEVAETIAALDGVSEVYSITGEHDLMAMVRVRRHDELNDVIPGRLNKVPGVLGTETHIAFRTYSQHDLEQAFALGLPDAD from the coding sequence GTGGTCACTGCGATCGTCTTCGTCAAGGCCGACGTCGCGCACATCCACGAGGTGGCCGAGACGATCGCCGCCCTGGACGGCGTCAGCGAGGTCTACTCCATCACCGGCGAGCACGACCTCATGGCGATGGTCCGGGTGAGGCGCCACGACGAGCTGAACGACGTCATCCCCGGCCGCCTGAACAAGGTGCCGGGCGTCCTCGGCACCGAGACGCACATCGCGTTCCGCACCTACTCCCAGCACGACCTGGAGCAGGCGTTCGCGCTGGGGCTCCCCGACGCCGACTGA